The following are encoded in a window of Impatiens glandulifera chromosome 5, dImpGla2.1, whole genome shotgun sequence genomic DNA:
- the LOC124938110 gene encoding ubiquitin carboxyl-terminal hydrolase 14, whose protein sequence is MERLRANLQRVRIPEPTNRIYKRECCISFETPKSEAGLFIDMNTFLAFGKDYVGWNFEKSGNPVYLHIKQTKKSVSEDRPLKKPTLLAIGVEGGFESSEPEYEETYNIVILPDYAQLPFPSVELPEKVRLAVDGILLAEGAERKEQVASWTADKKQTSAYAMGLLQIDNGVIVPPSGWKCAKCDKKDNLWLNLTDGTILCGRKNFDGSGGNNHAVEHYKEVGYPLAVKLGTITADLDGADVYSYAEDDSVVDPMLGQHLAFYGIDFSSLLKTELTTAERELDQNTNYDFNRIQESGEDAESLFGSGYTGLANLGNSCYLAATMQVMFSTDAFCNRYYKDQSLKTAFESAPADPTVDLNLQITKLAHGLLSGKYSIPILEEDSTNVTNSNPRYKQKGIPPRMFKSVIAANHQEFSTMRQQDALEFFLHFIDQVERVHAGKPGDPSRSFKFGIEERLKCPSGKVAYNKRQDCILSLTIPLHRAINKEELEHFNKLKAEKDLEGKGVSVDQIVRPRVRLTDCLECFYAEEEVHDFYSTELKGKVTAHKTAGLTSFPDYLVLHMRKFVLEAGWVPKKLDVYIDVPEIIDISHMRSKGLQPGEELLPEADPGQGVESAQPSANEEIVGQLVSMGFNHLHCQKAAINTSNTGVEEAMNWLLSHMDDADIDTPLSQGGTNEVVSSFADQSKIDTLLAFGFDENVAKKALNASGGDIEKATDWIFNHPDASGSSDMDITSSTASIVDPALPDGGGKYRLIGLVSHIGTSTQCGHYVSHIYKEGRWVIFNDEKVAVSKNPPLDMGYLYFFKRLDC, encoded by the exons ATGGAACGACTGCGAGCTAACCTTCAACGGGTTCGAATTCCAGAACCCACCAACCGAATCTACAAGCGAGAGTGTTGCATTTCATTCGAGACTCCA AAATCTGAAGCCGGATTGTTTATCGACATGAATACCTTTCTTGCATTTGGGAAGGATTATGTGGGTTGGAACTTTGAGAAGTCTGGTAACCCAGTTTATTTGCATATAAAACAGACAAAGAAGTCTGTTTCTGAAGACAGACCTTTGAAGAAACCAACCCTTTTAGCTATAG GTGTAGAAGGGGGATTTGAAAGCAGCGAACCTGAATATGAGGAAACTTATAACATAGTAATACTACCTGACTATGCACAACTTCCATTTCCTTCAGTGGAGTTGCCAGAGAAG GTGAGATTAGCTGTTGATGGCATTTTGCTGGCTGAGGGGGCTGAGCGGAAGGAACAAGTTGCATCCTGGACTGCTGATAAGAAACAAACTAGTGCATATGCCATGGGTCTTCTACAGATTGACAATGGTGTTATTGTTCCTCCATCTGGGTGGAAATGTGCCAAATGTGATAAGAAAGACAACCTCTGGTTGAATTTGACTGATGGGACAATACTCTGTGGTAGGAAAAACTTCGATGGAAGTGGTGGTAATAATCATGCAGTTGAACACTACAAGGAAGTGGGCTACCCACTTGCTGTGAAGCTGGGTACCATCACTGCTGATCTTGACGGAGCAG ATGTTTACTCTTATGCGGAGGATGACAGTGTTGTGGATCCAATGTTAGGTCAGCATCTGGCTTTTTATGGCATTGACTTCTCATCTTTGCTAAAG ACTGAGTTGACGACTGCTGAAAGGGAACTTGACCAGAACACCAACTATGATTTTAACCGAATTCAAGAGAGTGGTGAGGATGCTGAATCACTTTTTGGCTCGGGTTACACAGGACTTGCTAATTTGGGTAACAG TTGTTATCTTGCTGCTACCATGCAAGTTATGTTCTCAACTGATGCCTTCTGTAACAG ATACTATAAGGATCAAAGTCTGAAAACAGCTTTTGAGAGTGCTCCTGCTGATCCTACAGTTGACCTGAATCTACAGAT AACGAAATTGGCTCATGGTCTGCTATCTGGTAAATATTCCATCCCGATTCTAGAG GAAGACAGCACTAATGTGACAAATTCAAATCCAAGATAT AAACAGAAAGGTATACCTCCTCGAATGTTCAAGTCAGTCATAGCTGCAAATCACCAAGAATTTTCCACCATGAGGCAGCAG GATGCATTAGAGTTCTTTCTACATTTTATCGATCAAGTTGAGAGAGTCCATGCTGGAAAGCCTGGAGATCCTTCAAGGAGTTTTAAGTTTGGTATTGAAGAGAGATTGAAATGCCCTTCTGGAAAAGTTGCTTACAACAAAAGACAAGACTGCATACTTTCTCTAACCATCCCACTGCATAGAGCTATTAACAAAG AGGAGCTGGAACACTTCAATAAACTGAAGGCCGAGAAAGACTTGGAGGGGAAAGGAGT ATCTGTTGATCAGATTGTTCGCCCAAGAGTGCGACTTACTGATTGCCTGGAATGCTTTTATGCTGAAGAGGAGGTGCATGATTTTTACAGCACAGAATTGAAGGGAAAGGTTACTGCACACAA AACTGCTGGTCTGACTTCATTTCCCGATTATCTGGTATTGCACATGCGCAAATTTGTCCTGGAAGCTGGCTGGGTGCCTAAAAAGCTTG ATGTTTACATAGATGTCCCAGAAATCATAGATATAAGTCACATGCGCAGCAAGGGCCTACAACCTGGGGAAGAACTTTTGCCTGAAGCTG ACCCTGGTCAGGGAGTGGAATCAGCACAACCTTCAGCAAATGAGGAAATAGTTGGACAACTTGTGTCAATGGGGTTTAATCATCTTCATTGTCAGAAAGCTGCCATCAATACCTCAAATACTGGGGTTGAGGAGGCAATGAACTGGCTACTTTCTCACATGGATGATGCAG aCATTGACACCCCCTTGTCCCAAGGAGGAACTAATGAAGTTGTATCATCGTTTGCTGACCAATCAAAAATTGACACATTGCTTGCCTTTGGTTTTGATGAAAATGTTGCTAAAAAGGCATTAAATGCATCG GGCGGTGACATAGAGAAAGCAACTGACTGGATATTTAATCATCCTGATGCTTCTGGTTCTTCCGATATGGATATTACATCAAGTACTGCATCCATAGTTGATCCCGCACTCCCCGATGGTGGAGGAA AATACAGGTTGATTGGACTAGTGAGCCATATTGGTACCTCTACCCAATGTGGTCACTATGTTTCTCATATCTATAAGGAAGGAAGGTGGGTAATATTCAACGATGAGAAGGTCGCGGTTTCCAAAAATCCTCCACTGGACATGGGATATTTGTATTTCTTCAAGAGGCTTGACTGTTGA